In Cotesia glomerata isolate CgM1 linkage group LG3, MPM_Cglom_v2.3, whole genome shotgun sequence, one genomic interval encodes:
- the LOC123262094 gene encoding tyrosine-protein phosphatase non-receptor type 7-like isoform X4: MSANSYNWIRQSSTGLDDAGMDLQASQLSTRAGQEISSTAAVSWTNWKLPFPVIVCAIAGAILLTFLILLWLRKQMSSEKKSSDGDRRELVEKGAVDGSSSSSSLDKPGKSTQEWSMEAKWVHQPAAKPSSVSVQTVPVARAVGLSTGGLVCNLPQVLTVATPERRPEPIRIKAKGSLLERRGSSASLTIELAPAPGSPPHVVTPTRECTSEEFLLSAGNVLSRMQLRKVIQDPSALHKKFWEVPLNLPEKVDIFGAGVKNRYSGVLPNPQSRVVLRGSDDPVASYINANYIRGYDGESNRYIATQGPLASTVADFWRMVWMDKVSGVVMMTRLFEAAKAKCDVYFPLENNSRIQAGPFTITVTSITNRDGYMIRDIELRHENERRNVTHYWYDSWPDHAVPQAADSLVSLAAEINTLPGPVVVHCSAGIGRTGCFIALATGMIQLARDGNVDVLGILCQMRYDRGGMIQTAEQYEFVHKALCLFEQTLDGKVPTTGD, from the exons atgtcaGCAAACTCTTATAATTg gaTTCGGCAGTCCTCAACGGGACTGGATGATGCTGGGATGGACCTACAAGCAAGTCAGCTCAGTACCCGTGCTGGTCAGGAGATTAGCTCGACGGCTGCTGTATCATGGACAAACTGGAAATTGCCATTTCCTGTGATAGTCTGTGCAATTGCTGGCGCTATTCTCTTAACTTTCCTGATCCTCTTATGGCTCCGCAAGCAAATGTCGAGTGAAAAGAAGTCTAGTGATGGAGATAGACGTGAGTTGGTGGAAAAAGGCGCTGTTGATGGGTCCTCGTCCTCGTCGTCACTGGATAAGCCGGGTAAGAGTACCCAAGAATGGTCAATGGAAGCCAAATGGGTTCATCAGCCAGCTGCTAAGCCATCGTCAGTTTCCGTGCAAACAGTTCCTGTTGCTAGAGCTGTCGGCTTGTCCACTGGCGGCTTAGTTTGCAATTTACCTCAAGTACTGACTGTCGCGACTCCTGAGAGACGTCCTGAACCCATTCGCATAAAGGCTAAAGGATCTCTTCTCGAACGACGAGGCTCAAGTGCTAGTTTGACAATCGAGCTGGCCCCTGCGCCCGGCAGTCCACCCCATGTCGTCACTCCAACACGCGAATGCACCTCTGAGGAATTTCTTCTCAGCGCTGGAAACGTTCTATCCCGCATGCAGTTGAGAAAAGTCATACAAGATCCATCTGCgctacataaaaaattttgggagGTCCCGTTAAATTTACCAGAGAAAGTTGATATTTTTGGAGCTGGCGTAAAGAATAGATATTCTGGAGTTCTGCCAAACCCTCAATCTAGGGTTGTCTTGAGGGGATCTGATGATCCAGTCGCTAGTTACATCAATGCTAATTACATTcgg GGATACGATGGTGAAAGTAATCGTTACATAGCAACCCAAGGACCACTTGCCAGCACAGTGGCAGATTTTTGGCGAATGGTGTGGATGGACAAAGTATCGGGAGTTGTAATGATGACGCGGTTGTTTGAAGCAGCTAAGGCCAAGTGTGACGTTTATTTCCCACTGGAGAACAACAGCCGAATTCAGGCTGGCCCATTTACAATTACCGTCACGTCTATCACGAACAGAGACGGGTACATGATACGTGATATCGAGCTGAGACACGAGAATGAAAGAAGGAATGTTACGCACTATTGGTATGACTCATGGCCTGATCATGCAGTACCTCAAGCCGCGGACTCACTAGTCAGTTTGGCGGCCGAAATAAATACCTTGCCCGGGCCTGTGGTGGTGCACTGTAGTGCAGGGATAGGCAGAACTGGGTGTTTCATTGCTCTTGCCACTGGGATGATTCAACTCGCCCGAGATGGCAATGTTGATGTTCTAGGAATTCTCTGTCAAATGAG gtACGACAGAGGAGGAATGATTCAGACAGCTGAGCAATACGAGTTTGTACACAAAGCTCTCTGTCTGTTTGAGCAGACGCTGGATGGCAAAGTGCCAACAACCGGCGACTGA
- the LOC123262094 gene encoding tyrosine-protein phosphatase non-receptor type 7-like isoform X3 has product MSSSPKHRIRQSSTGLDDAGMDLQASQLSTRAGQEISSTAAVSWTNWKLPFPVIVCAIAGAILLTFLILLWLRKQMSSEKKSSDGDRRELVEKGAVDGSSSSSSLDKPGKSTQEWSMEAKWVHQPAAKPSSVSVQTVPVARAVGLSTGGLVCNLPQVLTVATPERRPEPIRIKAKGSLLERRGSSASLTIELAPAPGSPPHVVTPTRECTSEEFLLSAGNVLSRMQLRKVIQDPSALHKKFWEVPLNLPEKVDIFGAGVKNRYSGVLPNPQSRVVLRGSDDPVASYINANYIRGYDGESNRYIATQGPLASTVADFWRMVWMDKVSGVVMMTRLFEAAKAKCDVYFPLENNSRIQAGPFTITVTSITNRDGYMIRDIELRHENERRNVTHYWYDSWPDHAVPQAADSLVSLAAEINTLPGPVVVHCSAGIGRTGCFIALATGMIQLARDGNVDVLGILCQMRYDRGGMIQTAEQYEFVHKALCLFEQTLDGKVPTTGD; this is encoded by the exons ATGTCCTCATCCCCTAAGCatag gaTTCGGCAGTCCTCAACGGGACTGGATGATGCTGGGATGGACCTACAAGCAAGTCAGCTCAGTACCCGTGCTGGTCAGGAGATTAGCTCGACGGCTGCTGTATCATGGACAAACTGGAAATTGCCATTTCCTGTGATAGTCTGTGCAATTGCTGGCGCTATTCTCTTAACTTTCCTGATCCTCTTATGGCTCCGCAAGCAAATGTCGAGTGAAAAGAAGTCTAGTGATGGAGATAGACGTGAGTTGGTGGAAAAAGGCGCTGTTGATGGGTCCTCGTCCTCGTCGTCACTGGATAAGCCGGGTAAGAGTACCCAAGAATGGTCAATGGAAGCCAAATGGGTTCATCAGCCAGCTGCTAAGCCATCGTCAGTTTCCGTGCAAACAGTTCCTGTTGCTAGAGCTGTCGGCTTGTCCACTGGCGGCTTAGTTTGCAATTTACCTCAAGTACTGACTGTCGCGACTCCTGAGAGACGTCCTGAACCCATTCGCATAAAGGCTAAAGGATCTCTTCTCGAACGACGAGGCTCAAGTGCTAGTTTGACAATCGAGCTGGCCCCTGCGCCCGGCAGTCCACCCCATGTCGTCACTCCAACACGCGAATGCACCTCTGAGGAATTTCTTCTCAGCGCTGGAAACGTTCTATCCCGCATGCAGTTGAGAAAAGTCATACAAGATCCATCTGCgctacataaaaaattttgggagGTCCCGTTAAATTTACCAGAGAAAGTTGATATTTTTGGAGCTGGCGTAAAGAATAGATATTCTGGAGTTCTGCCAAACCCTCAATCTAGGGTTGTCTTGAGGGGATCTGATGATCCAGTCGCTAGTTACATCAATGCTAATTACATTcgg GGATACGATGGTGAAAGTAATCGTTACATAGCAACCCAAGGACCACTTGCCAGCACAGTGGCAGATTTTTGGCGAATGGTGTGGATGGACAAAGTATCGGGAGTTGTAATGATGACGCGGTTGTTTGAAGCAGCTAAGGCCAAGTGTGACGTTTATTTCCCACTGGAGAACAACAGCCGAATTCAGGCTGGCCCATTTACAATTACCGTCACGTCTATCACGAACAGAGACGGGTACATGATACGTGATATCGAGCTGAGACACGAGAATGAAAGAAGGAATGTTACGCACTATTGGTATGACTCATGGCCTGATCATGCAGTACCTCAAGCCGCGGACTCACTAGTCAGTTTGGCGGCCGAAATAAATACCTTGCCCGGGCCTGTGGTGGTGCACTGTAGTGCAGGGATAGGCAGAACTGGGTGTTTCATTGCTCTTGCCACTGGGATGATTCAACTCGCCCGAGATGGCAATGTTGATGTTCTAGGAATTCTCTGTCAAATGAG gtACGACAGAGGAGGAATGATTCAGACAGCTGAGCAATACGAGTTTGTACACAAAGCTCTCTGTCTGTTTGAGCAGACGCTGGATGGCAAAGTGCCAACAACCGGCGACTGA
- the LOC123262094 gene encoding tyrosine-protein phosphatase non-receptor type 7-like isoform X1, with translation MAMNVSVSTPRSCSRNRDLDRRNYKFSPNTNIIILSIHLSVVFIILSAVEGSTGTPLSQWYISDVGYGNSNDDSKTISLERIYLITQQNQDKSVLPISLLPVTEGMSSSPKHRIRQSSTGLDDAGMDLQASQLSTRAGQEISSTAAVSWTNWKLPFPVIVCAIAGAILLTFLILLWLRKQMSSEKKSSDGDRRELVEKGAVDGSSSSSSLDKPGKSTQEWSMEAKWVHQPAAKPSSVSVQTVPVARAVGLSTGGLVCNLPQVLTVATPERRPEPIRIKAKGSLLERRGSSASLTIELAPAPGSPPHVVTPTRECTSEEFLLSAGNVLSRMQLRKVIQDPSALHKKFWEVPLNLPEKVDIFGAGVKNRYSGVLPNPQSRVVLRGSDDPVASYINANYIRGYDGESNRYIATQGPLASTVADFWRMVWMDKVSGVVMMTRLFEAAKAKCDVYFPLENNSRIQAGPFTITVTSITNRDGYMIRDIELRHENERRNVTHYWYDSWPDHAVPQAADSLVSLAAEINTLPGPVVVHCSAGIGRTGCFIALATGMIQLARDGNVDVLGILCQMRYDRGGMIQTAEQYEFVHKALCLFEQTLDGKVPTTGD, from the exons gAAGTACTGGTACACCTTTATCACAGTGGTACATAAGTGATGTTGGTTACGGGAATTCAAATGACGACAGTAAAACTATTTCATTGGAAAGGATTTACTTAATTACTCAGCAAAATCAAGACAAATCTGTGCTACCAATCTCCTTGCTGCCGGTTACCGAGGGGATGTCCTCATCCCCTAAGCatag gaTTCGGCAGTCCTCAACGGGACTGGATGATGCTGGGATGGACCTACAAGCAAGTCAGCTCAGTACCCGTGCTGGTCAGGAGATTAGCTCGACGGCTGCTGTATCATGGACAAACTGGAAATTGCCATTTCCTGTGATAGTCTGTGCAATTGCTGGCGCTATTCTCTTAACTTTCCTGATCCTCTTATGGCTCCGCAAGCAAATGTCGAGTGAAAAGAAGTCTAGTGATGGAGATAGACGTGAGTTGGTGGAAAAAGGCGCTGTTGATGGGTCCTCGTCCTCGTCGTCACTGGATAAGCCGGGTAAGAGTACCCAAGAATGGTCAATGGAAGCCAAATGGGTTCATCAGCCAGCTGCTAAGCCATCGTCAGTTTCCGTGCAAACAGTTCCTGTTGCTAGAGCTGTCGGCTTGTCCACTGGCGGCTTAGTTTGCAATTTACCTCAAGTACTGACTGTCGCGACTCCTGAGAGACGTCCTGAACCCATTCGCATAAAGGCTAAAGGATCTCTTCTCGAACGACGAGGCTCAAGTGCTAGTTTGACAATCGAGCTGGCCCCTGCGCCCGGCAGTCCACCCCATGTCGTCACTCCAACACGCGAATGCACCTCTGAGGAATTTCTTCTCAGCGCTGGAAACGTTCTATCCCGCATGCAGTTGAGAAAAGTCATACAAGATCCATCTGCgctacataaaaaattttgggagGTCCCGTTAAATTTACCAGAGAAAGTTGATATTTTTGGAGCTGGCGTAAAGAATAGATATTCTGGAGTTCTGCCAAACCCTCAATCTAGGGTTGTCTTGAGGGGATCTGATGATCCAGTCGCTAGTTACATCAATGCTAATTACATTcgg GGATACGATGGTGAAAGTAATCGTTACATAGCAACCCAAGGACCACTTGCCAGCACAGTGGCAGATTTTTGGCGAATGGTGTGGATGGACAAAGTATCGGGAGTTGTAATGATGACGCGGTTGTTTGAAGCAGCTAAGGCCAAGTGTGACGTTTATTTCCCACTGGAGAACAACAGCCGAATTCAGGCTGGCCCATTTACAATTACCGTCACGTCTATCACGAACAGAGACGGGTACATGATACGTGATATCGAGCTGAGACACGAGAATGAAAGAAGGAATGTTACGCACTATTGGTATGACTCATGGCCTGATCATGCAGTACCTCAAGCCGCGGACTCACTAGTCAGTTTGGCGGCCGAAATAAATACCTTGCCCGGGCCTGTGGTGGTGCACTGTAGTGCAGGGATAGGCAGAACTGGGTGTTTCATTGCTCTTGCCACTGGGATGATTCAACTCGCCCGAGATGGCAATGTTGATGTTCTAGGAATTCTCTGTCAAATGAG gtACGACAGAGGAGGAATGATTCAGACAGCTGAGCAATACGAGTTTGTACACAAAGCTCTCTGTCTGTTTGAGCAGACGCTGGATGGCAAAGTGCCAACAACCGGCGACTGA
- the LOC123262094 gene encoding tyrosine-protein phosphatase non-receptor type 7-like isoform X2: MHSMPRFVNSNYSLQLLNNCRSMKQCDSYHGSTGTPLSQWYISDVGYGNSNDDSKTISLERIYLITQQNQDKSVLPISLLPVTEGMSSSPKHRIRQSSTGLDDAGMDLQASQLSTRAGQEISSTAAVSWTNWKLPFPVIVCAIAGAILLTFLILLWLRKQMSSEKKSSDGDRRELVEKGAVDGSSSSSSLDKPGKSTQEWSMEAKWVHQPAAKPSSVSVQTVPVARAVGLSTGGLVCNLPQVLTVATPERRPEPIRIKAKGSLLERRGSSASLTIELAPAPGSPPHVVTPTRECTSEEFLLSAGNVLSRMQLRKVIQDPSALHKKFWEVPLNLPEKVDIFGAGVKNRYSGVLPNPQSRVVLRGSDDPVASYINANYIRGYDGESNRYIATQGPLASTVADFWRMVWMDKVSGVVMMTRLFEAAKAKCDVYFPLENNSRIQAGPFTITVTSITNRDGYMIRDIELRHENERRNVTHYWYDSWPDHAVPQAADSLVSLAAEINTLPGPVVVHCSAGIGRTGCFIALATGMIQLARDGNVDVLGILCQMRYDRGGMIQTAEQYEFVHKALCLFEQTLDGKVPTTGD; encoded by the exons gAAGTACTGGTACACCTTTATCACAGTGGTACATAAGTGATGTTGGTTACGGGAATTCAAATGACGACAGTAAAACTATTTCATTGGAAAGGATTTACTTAATTACTCAGCAAAATCAAGACAAATCTGTGCTACCAATCTCCTTGCTGCCGGTTACCGAGGGGATGTCCTCATCCCCTAAGCatag gaTTCGGCAGTCCTCAACGGGACTGGATGATGCTGGGATGGACCTACAAGCAAGTCAGCTCAGTACCCGTGCTGGTCAGGAGATTAGCTCGACGGCTGCTGTATCATGGACAAACTGGAAATTGCCATTTCCTGTGATAGTCTGTGCAATTGCTGGCGCTATTCTCTTAACTTTCCTGATCCTCTTATGGCTCCGCAAGCAAATGTCGAGTGAAAAGAAGTCTAGTGATGGAGATAGACGTGAGTTGGTGGAAAAAGGCGCTGTTGATGGGTCCTCGTCCTCGTCGTCACTGGATAAGCCGGGTAAGAGTACCCAAGAATGGTCAATGGAAGCCAAATGGGTTCATCAGCCAGCTGCTAAGCCATCGTCAGTTTCCGTGCAAACAGTTCCTGTTGCTAGAGCTGTCGGCTTGTCCACTGGCGGCTTAGTTTGCAATTTACCTCAAGTACTGACTGTCGCGACTCCTGAGAGACGTCCTGAACCCATTCGCATAAAGGCTAAAGGATCTCTTCTCGAACGACGAGGCTCAAGTGCTAGTTTGACAATCGAGCTGGCCCCTGCGCCCGGCAGTCCACCCCATGTCGTCACTCCAACACGCGAATGCACCTCTGAGGAATTTCTTCTCAGCGCTGGAAACGTTCTATCCCGCATGCAGTTGAGAAAAGTCATACAAGATCCATCTGCgctacataaaaaattttgggagGTCCCGTTAAATTTACCAGAGAAAGTTGATATTTTTGGAGCTGGCGTAAAGAATAGATATTCTGGAGTTCTGCCAAACCCTCAATCTAGGGTTGTCTTGAGGGGATCTGATGATCCAGTCGCTAGTTACATCAATGCTAATTACATTcgg GGATACGATGGTGAAAGTAATCGTTACATAGCAACCCAAGGACCACTTGCCAGCACAGTGGCAGATTTTTGGCGAATGGTGTGGATGGACAAAGTATCGGGAGTTGTAATGATGACGCGGTTGTTTGAAGCAGCTAAGGCCAAGTGTGACGTTTATTTCCCACTGGAGAACAACAGCCGAATTCAGGCTGGCCCATTTACAATTACCGTCACGTCTATCACGAACAGAGACGGGTACATGATACGTGATATCGAGCTGAGACACGAGAATGAAAGAAGGAATGTTACGCACTATTGGTATGACTCATGGCCTGATCATGCAGTACCTCAAGCCGCGGACTCACTAGTCAGTTTGGCGGCCGAAATAAATACCTTGCCCGGGCCTGTGGTGGTGCACTGTAGTGCAGGGATAGGCAGAACTGGGTGTTTCATTGCTCTTGCCACTGGGATGATTCAACTCGCCCGAGATGGCAATGTTGATGTTCTAGGAATTCTCTGTCAAATGAG gtACGACAGAGGAGGAATGATTCAGACAGCTGAGCAATACGAGTTTGTACACAAAGCTCTCTGTCTGTTTGAGCAGACGCTGGATGGCAAAGTGCCAACAACCGGCGACTGA